The proteins below are encoded in one region of Campylobacter concisus:
- a CDS encoding 3'(2'),5'-bisphosphate nucleotidase CysQ family protein — translation MSELLNLAIKAAVNAGVQIMKFYSADNTALKVCLKDDSSPLTSADLAANEAIIKILSKSGIKICSEESILQESDKDEFWLVDPLDGTKEFLARNGEFCVCIALIKKARPVLGVIFIPVSKELFYADENGAFKEILGDNNEIIKRIDLNKKDKNLDNLIFSSRRGDAKEIEFIGQSLNFEQRCIGSAIKFCRLVEFGGAYLRFAPSYLWDNAAGEALVKFCGGKVFDANSGKEMSYELADLKSPFFIALSKNTLNLKDKIIQLYKQSKIKP, via the coding sequence ATGAGTGAGCTTCTAAATTTAGCCATCAAAGCAGCCGTTAATGCTGGAGTGCAAATAATGAAATTTTACTCTGCAGATAATACGGCTCTTAAAGTCTGCCTAAAAGATGACAGCTCGCCACTAACTAGCGCTGATCTAGCTGCAAATGAAGCGATAATAAAAATTCTAAGCAAAAGCGGGATAAAAATTTGCTCTGAAGAGAGCATCTTGCAAGAGAGTGACAAAGATGAGTTTTGGCTCGTAGATCCTCTTGATGGCACGAAAGAATTTCTAGCTAGAAACGGCGAATTTTGCGTTTGCATAGCGCTTATAAAAAAAGCTAGACCAGTGCTTGGCGTGATATTTATCCCGGTTAGCAAAGAGCTTTTTTATGCTGATGAAAATGGCGCTTTTAAAGAAATTTTAGGTGACAATAATGAAATCATAAAGAGGATCGATCTAAATAAAAAAGATAAAAATTTAGACAATCTAATCTTTTCAAGCAGAAGAGGCGACGCCAAAGAGATAGAATTTATAGGACAGAGCTTAAATTTTGAGCAAAGGTGCATCGGCTCAGCTATAAAATTTTGCCGTTTGGTTGAATTTGGTGGAGCTTATTTGAGATTTGCCCCAAGCTACCTTTGGGACAATGCAGCAGGAGAGGCGCTCGTGAAATTTTGCGGTGGAAAAGTATTTGATGCTAATAGCGGCAAAGAGATGAGCTACGAGCTTGCTGATTTAAAAAGCCCATTTTTCATAGCTCTCTCAAAAAACACACTAAATCTAAAAGATAAAATCATACAACTATATAAGCAAAGTAAAATTAAACCTTAA
- a CDS encoding citrate synthase: protein MSSNTATLTDNRTGKSYEFPILKGTMGPDVIDISTFFSDTGMFTFDRGYTSTAMCRSAITYIDGLKGELMYRGYDIAYLAENKTFLDVAYLLLNKELPTNDQYINFKTELKKRSFIHEGMMKLFDAFPDKAHPMAILQAAVSALSAFYSDHLNMDKPEEYHEMAMRIIAKIPTIAAFSYRYSRGLPIIYPNLDRGFTENFLYMMRGYPYEHVDLKPIEIKALDTVFMLHADHEQNASTTTVRTVGSTHAHPYACISAGIGALWGWAHGGANEGVIRQLEEIGSVANVDKYIARAKDKNDPFRLMGFGHRVYKNFDPRAKVLKKMRDQLMDEIGISSELIKIANRIEEIALNDDYFVSRNLYPNVDFHSGLILKALGIPNNMFAVIFVIGRTPGWISQWIELKEQDTIKIVRPRQLYVGETNRTPK, encoded by the coding sequence ATGTCATCAAATACAGCTACGCTAACTGATAACAGAACCGGCAAGAGTTACGAGTTTCCTATACTAAAAGGGACTATGGGACCTGATGTGATAGACATATCGACATTTTTTAGTGATACTGGAATGTTTACTTTTGACAGAGGTTATACTTCAACTGCGATGTGTCGCTCAGCGATAACTTATATAGACGGCTTGAAAGGCGAGCTAATGTATAGAGGTTACGATATCGCGTATTTGGCTGAAAATAAGACATTTTTAGACGTGGCATATTTACTCTTAAACAAAGAGCTTCCAACAAATGATCAGTATATAAATTTTAAAACCGAGCTTAAAAAAAGAAGTTTCATACATGAGGGCATGATGAAGCTATTTGATGCATTTCCAGACAAGGCGCACCCTATGGCGATCTTGCAAGCAGCAGTCTCAGCGCTAAGTGCTTTTTACTCAGACCACCTAAATATGGACAAGCCTGAAGAGTATCACGAAATGGCTATGCGTATCATCGCCAAGATCCCAACGATCGCAGCCTTTAGCTACCGCTACTCACGCGGTCTTCCTATCATCTATCCAAATTTAGATCGTGGCTTTACTGAAAATTTTCTCTATATGATGAGAGGCTATCCATACGAGCACGTCGATCTTAAACCTATCGAGATAAAGGCGCTTGACACGGTCTTTATGCTCCACGCTGACCACGAGCAAAACGCCTCAACGACTACCGTTAGGACTGTTGGCTCTACACACGCGCACCCATACGCATGTATAAGCGCAGGTATCGGCGCACTTTGGGGCTGGGCTCACGGTGGGGCAAACGAGGGCGTCATCCGCCAGCTTGAAGAGATCGGCTCGGTCGCAAACGTCGATAAATACATCGCTAGAGCAAAGGATAAGAATGATCCATTTAGGCTAATGGGCTTTGGTCACAGGGTCTATAAAAACTTTGACCCTCGCGCAAAGGTGCTTAAAAAGATGAGAGATCAGCTGATGGATGAGATCGGCATTAGCTCAGAGCTCATCAAGATCGCCAACCGCATCGAAGAGATCGCGCTAAATGACGACTACTTTGTAAGTAGAAATTTATATCCAAATGTTGATTTTCACTCAGGGCTCATCCTAAAAGCGCTTGGCATACCAAATAATATGTTTGCCGTTATCTTTGTCATCGGCAGGACGCCAGGCTGGATCAGCCAGTGGATCGAGCTAAAAGAGCAAGACACGATAAAGATCGTCCGCCCGAGACAGCTTTATGTTGGAGAGACAAACAGAACACCAAAATGA
- a CDS encoding cation:proton antiporter, which produces MQLHQASELSILVVLAFIVFASPYISKILRIPVAPAEIILGALASYIGLVGENEMFKLISEVGFFFLMFLAGMEIDLRMLINIDRKILRLGLIYLALIYSLATALTFSFDLSLLYIIIIPIMAVGMIFTLFKEYGRDVKWLNLSMLIATIGELISITLLTFIAAYLQFGASINLWLTIGYLILFLAISVLSFKILDVLFWWYPGLKVILMPHYDKDEKDIRLSIAVFFSMIALMLYLNLEVAFGAFIAGMFIATFFDHKKDLPHKLSSFGFGFLVPIFFIHIGSTFKLSSLSSNEVIKDAIFIFCAMLATRLFSSVLFVGKLGFKGIFLFSLSQSMPLTLLVAVATIAHRSGEISDYSYSSFILASLAQAIIGTIIIKFLMQSRSKE; this is translated from the coding sequence TTGCAGTTACATCAAGCTAGCGAGCTTAGTATTCTTGTCGTTTTGGCATTTATCGTCTTTGCTTCGCCTTATATTTCTAAAATTTTACGCATTCCTGTCGCTCCTGCTGAGATAATACTTGGAGCACTAGCTAGCTACATCGGGCTTGTCGGCGAAAATGAGATGTTTAAGCTAATTAGCGAAGTTGGTTTTTTCTTTTTGATGTTTCTAGCTGGCATGGAGATCGATCTTAGAATGCTTATAAACATTGACCGTAAAATTTTACGTCTGGGGCTTATCTATCTTGCCCTCATCTACTCGCTAGCAACCGCACTTACATTTAGTTTTGATCTTAGTTTGCTCTATATCATCATTATCCCGATAATGGCCGTTGGCATGATATTTACGCTATTTAAAGAGTATGGCAGAGATGTAAAATGGCTAAATTTAAGCATGCTTATTGCAACTATTGGCGAGCTTATAAGTATTACGCTTTTGACATTTATAGCAGCCTATTTGCAGTTTGGAGCTAGTATAAATTTATGGCTAACGATTGGCTATTTGATATTATTTTTAGCTATCAGCGTACTTAGCTTTAAAATTTTAGATGTGCTTTTTTGGTGGTATCCGGGACTTAAAGTGATCCTTATGCCACACTACGATAAGGATGAAAAAGATATTAGGCTAAGCATTGCTGTATTTTTTTCGATGATTGCACTTATGCTTTATTTAAATTTAGAAGTTGCCTTTGGTGCGTTTATCGCAGGTATGTTTATAGCAACATTTTTTGATCACAAAAAAGACTTACCGCACAAGCTTTCAAGCTTTGGATTTGGTTTTTTGGTACCGATATTTTTTATACACATAGGCTCAACTTTCAAGCTCTCAAGCCTAAGCTCAAATGAAGTGATAAAAGATGCTATTTTTATATTTTGTGCGATGCTTGCCACAAGGCTTTTCTCAAGTGTGTTATTTGTAGGAAAATTAGGATTTAAGGGGATATTTTTGTTTTCTCTCTCACAATCCATGCCGCTAACACTTCTAGTAGCAGTTGCTACTATCGCACACAGATCAGGTGAGATAAGTGACTATTCTTACTCATCTTTTATCCTAGCAAGCCTAGCTCAAGCTATAATAGGGACAATAATTATAAAATTTCTAATGCAATCAAGAAGTAAGGAGTAA
- the crcB gene encoding fluoride efflux transporter CrcB — protein sequence MLANLLFAGLGGFIGAGCRFLAGELLKFSHFPLTILGVNVLGSFIIGILFCLNLSQSARVFLVVGVLGGFTTFSSFSLDSVKFLLEGELVKGFLNIFLNLVLCLLASYLGILLGKSL from the coding sequence ATGCTTGCAAATTTACTTTTCGCAGGGCTTGGAGGCTTTATAGGAGCTGGATGCCGGTTTTTAGCTGGTGAGCTCCTAAAATTTAGCCACTTTCCGCTAACCATACTTGGCGTAAATGTGCTTGGCAGCTTCATTATCGGCATTTTGTTTTGTCTAAATTTAAGCCAAAGTGCGAGAGTATTTTTGGTCGTTGGTGTACTTGGCGGATTTACAACATTTTCAAGCTTTAGCCTTGATAGTGTGAAATTTTTACTAGAAGGCGAGCTGGTAAAAGGCTTTTTAAATATCTTTTTAAACCTTGTCCTTTGCCTACTTGCAAGCTATCTTGGCATTTTGCTTGGTAAGAGTTTATGA
- a CDS encoding biotin synthase encodes MKTIMLCAICSVTQGNCAEDCAYCTQSAKAGADISKFKEKSVQQVVDEAKMAYKNHALGFCLVTSGARLNDKKTDYIASLARAVSKEVPNLMLIACNGMATYEQLSELKKAGVFSYNHNLETSREFFPKICKTHTWDERYQTNLDAKRAGLMLCTGGIYGVGESEADRVSFRASLKELEPFSSPINFFIKNEALTIDLPPLSTNEALKIVRETKRDLPETRVMIAGGREKILGDRQYEIFENGADAIVIGDYLTAKGEKASKDIEELTKRGFSFASICH; translated from the coding sequence ATGAAAACAATTATGCTCTGTGCGATATGTTCAGTCACTCAAGGAAACTGCGCCGAGGACTGCGCTTACTGCACGCAAAGTGCCAAAGCTGGCGCCGATATCTCAAAATTTAAAGAAAAAAGCGTGCAGCAGGTGGTGGACGAGGCCAAAATGGCTTATAAAAACCACGCTCTTGGATTTTGCTTAGTCACAAGTGGCGCTAGATTAAATGACAAAAAGACCGACTACATCGCATCTTTAGCAAGAGCTGTGAGCAAAGAAGTGCCAAATTTGATGCTCATCGCATGTAACGGCATGGCAACTTACGAGCAGCTTAGCGAGCTTAAAAAGGCTGGCGTTTTTAGCTACAACCACAACCTTGAAACAAGCCGAGAATTTTTCCCAAAAATTTGTAAAACACACACTTGGGACGAGAGATATCAGACAAATTTAGATGCAAAAAGAGCAGGTCTTATGCTTTGTACTGGTGGTATTTACGGCGTTGGCGAGAGTGAGGCTGATAGAGTGAGCTTTAGAGCTAGTCTAAAAGAGCTTGAGCCGTTTTCGTCACCGATAAATTTTTTCATAAAAAACGAAGCTCTAACTATTGATCTGCCTCCTCTTAGTACGAATGAAGCCCTAAAAATAGTGCGTGAGACCAAAAGAGATCTACCAGAAACTAGAGTGATGATAGCTGGCGGTAGGGAGAAAATTTTGGGTGATAGACAATACGAGATCTTTGAAAATGGCGCCGATGCGATCGTGATAGGCGACTACCTCACCGCAAAAGGCGAGAAAGCTAGCAAGGATATCGAGGAGCTTACAAAGCGCGGTTTTAGCTTCGCTAGTATCTGCCATTAA
- the topA gene encoding type I DNA topoisomerase has translation MKSLIIVESPAKAKTIKNFLDKNYNVIASKGHIRDLPKTSFGIKIEDDKFTPEYRISSDHSAIVKEIKELAKAADEIYLATDEDREGEAIAFHIANAIGKEPTSLPRIVFHEITKSAIQNALKSPRHVDMNSVNAQQTRRLLDRIVGYKLSPLLNLKIQKGLSAGRVQSAALKIIVDREREIQAFKPVEYYTIDTIFKKDLDAELVKFENQKIEKLTIQNPDRAKYIIENLQNEKFSVREIESKDRKIQPSPPFMTSTLQQSASNRLGFSPKKTMMIAQSLYEGVQTNEGFMGAITYMRTDSLNLAKEAVAAAREHILQNYGKEYLPAKAISYTTSSKGAQEAHEAIRPTNLNFTPQIAAKFLEKDALKLYTLIYNRFLACQMSACVSQTQNVYVASEKGEFKISGRKVLFDGFYKVYGELDKDKILPNLKKGDEMSLQSIKSTQNFTEPPARYSEAGLVKKLESLGIGRPSTYAPTITLLTSRDYVRVEKKQLIPNEIAFSMIGVLEEHFSNIVDSEFTSHLEEKLDEIALDKADWQKVLSDFYYPFMEKISAGKTGIKSLKTATPIGEKCPECGSELVLRKGRYGEFIACSNFPKCKYSRNIAKDNEKSAETGTTGAAKPKRELKKLDVPCPKCGGEIVERYSRRGKFYGCANYPKCDFISNYEPVEQKCDECGGDMIKKELKKGTFIECTKCKKKTLISEN, from the coding sequence ATGAAGAGCTTAATTATCGTAGAATCCCCCGCAAAAGCAAAGACAATAAAGAATTTCCTAGACAAAAATTACAACGTCATCGCCTCAAAAGGTCACATCAGAGATCTGCCAAAAACAAGCTTTGGCATCAAGATAGAGGATGATAAATTTACCCCAGAGTACCGCATCAGCAGTGATCACTCCGCTATTGTAAAAGAGATAAAAGAACTCGCCAAAGCTGCAGATGAAATTTACCTCGCGACCGATGAGGATAGAGAGGGTGAGGCGATCGCGTTTCATATCGCAAACGCCATCGGCAAAGAGCCAACCAGTCTACCTCGCATCGTCTTTCACGAGATCACCAAAAGCGCCATACAAAACGCTCTAAAAAGCCCAAGACACGTCGATATGAACAGCGTCAATGCCCAGCAAACAAGGCGCTTGCTAGACCGCATCGTTGGCTACAAGCTAAGCCCACTTTTAAATTTAAAGATACAAAAAGGCTTAAGCGCTGGACGTGTGCAAAGTGCAGCGCTAAAAATAATAGTTGACCGCGAGCGTGAAATTCAGGCGTTTAAGCCAGTTGAATACTACACTATTGACACCATTTTCAAAAAAGATTTAGACGCTGAGCTGGTTAAATTTGAAAACCAAAAGATCGAAAAGCTCACTATCCAAAACCCAGACCGCGCAAAATACATCATCGAAAATTTACAAAATGAGAAATTTAGCGTCCGTGAGATCGAGAGTAAAGATAGAAAGATACAGCCAAGCCCACCATTTATGACCTCAACTCTTCAGCAAAGTGCGAGCAACCGCCTTGGCTTTAGCCCTAAAAAGACAATGATGATCGCACAAAGCCTCTATGAAGGCGTACAAACAAACGAAGGCTTCATGGGTGCGATCACCTACATGAGAACGGATAGCTTAAATTTAGCCAAAGAGGCTGTCGCGGCCGCTAGAGAGCATATATTGCAAAACTACGGCAAAGAGTATCTGCCGGCCAAAGCGATAAGCTACACGACAAGCTCAAAAGGCGCGCAAGAAGCCCACGAAGCGATCCGCCCTACAAATTTAAACTTCACACCGCAAATTGCCGCTAAATTTTTAGAAAAAGACGCGCTCAAACTCTACACGCTCATCTACAATAGATTTTTAGCCTGCCAAATGAGCGCATGTGTGAGCCAAACGCAAAATGTCTATGTCGCAAGCGAAAAAGGCGAATTTAAAATAAGTGGCAGAAAGGTGCTATTTGACGGCTTTTACAAGGTTTATGGCGAGCTTGATAAGGATAAAATTTTGCCAAATTTAAAAAAGGGCGACGAGATGAGCTTGCAAAGCATAAAAAGCACGCAAAATTTCACCGAGCCACCAGCCAGGTACTCAGAAGCTGGACTTGTTAAGAAGTTAGAGAGTCTAGGCATCGGTCGCCCAAGTACCTATGCACCGACTATCACACTGCTAACTTCAAGAGACTACGTGAGGGTTGAGAAAAAGCAGCTCATACCAAACGAGATCGCATTTAGCATGATAGGCGTTTTGGAAGAGCACTTTAGCAATATCGTTGATAGCGAATTTACCTCACATCTTGAAGAAAAGCTCGATGAAATCGCGCTTGATAAGGCTGACTGGCAAAAGGTACTAAGCGACTTTTACTATCCATTTATGGAAAAAATAAGCGCTGGCAAAACTGGCATAAAAAGCCTAAAAACAGCCACTCCAATCGGCGAGAAGTGCCCAGAGTGTGGAAGCGAGCTAGTGCTTAGAAAGGGCAGATACGGCGAGTTTATCGCTTGCTCAAATTTCCCAAAATGCAAATACTCAAGAAACATCGCAAAAGATAATGAAAAGAGCGCAGAGACAGGCACTACTGGGGCAGCTAAGCCAAAACGCGAGCTTAAAAAGCTTGACGTACCATGTCCAAAATGCGGCGGCGAGATCGTCGAGAGATATAGCAGGCGCGGTAAATTTTACGGGTGTGCTAACTATCCAAAATGCGACTTCATCTCAAACTACGAGCCAGTTGAGCAAAAATGCGACGAATGTGGTGGCGATATGATAAAAAAAGAGCTTAAAAAAGGCACATTTATAGAGTGTACAAAGTGTAAGAAAAAGACTCTTATCTCTGAAAACTAA
- a CDS encoding flagellin B gives MSFRINTNVNALNTHANAVSNNTDLSKSLNKLSSGLRIQTAADDASGLSIADSLRSQASALGQAIANGNDAIGIIQVADKAMDEQLKILDTIKTKATQSAQDGQTTQSRQALQADIVRLMEELDNIGNTTSFNGQQLLNGTFSNKEFQIGAYSNQTVKASIGATTSDKIGLTRFESSRLLTAMGEVNLKFLNVDGVNDVGVTGATISTGIGKGLGALAENINKVADRTGVRATADVTWKASAAIGGGLIQSLTINGVKIGDLEVKANDANGALVNAINSVKDQTGVEASVDAETGKMVLTSRDGRAIVASGKDISKGLGGKGAAAKGTSLTGFVGRLNLVRLDGRDIKLNAGGVAKLSLAFSANGGAQQSVSLRDIRGQIDKTLATAMGFQRMSGALSVAQSAGVMTLRGAMAVMSIAESAQKTLDQVRSDLGSVQNQLQATVNNITVTQVNVKSAESQIRDVDFASESANFSKHNILAQSGAYAMSQANSVQQNVMKLLQ, from the coding sequence ATGAGTTTTCGTATTAACACAAACGTAAACGCACTTAACACACACGCTAACGCAGTTAGCAACAACACTGACCTATCTAAGTCACTTAACAAACTTAGCTCAGGTCTTAGGATTCAAACAGCTGCAGATGATGCTTCAGGTCTATCTATTGCAGATAGCTTAAGAAGTCAAGCTTCAGCTTTAGGTCAAGCTATTGCAAATGGTAATGATGCTATTGGTATCATTCAAGTTGCCGATAAAGCTATGGACGAGCAGCTAAAAATTCTTGATACTATCAAGACAAAAGCTACTCAATCAGCTCAGGACGGCCAAACAACTCAATCACGCCAAGCATTGCAAGCTGATATCGTTCGTCTAATGGAAGAGCTTGATAATATCGGTAACACTACTTCATTTAACGGTCAGCAACTACTAAACGGAACATTCTCTAATAAAGAATTCCAAATAGGTGCTTACTCAAACCAAACTGTTAAAGCAAGTATTGGTGCGACTACATCTGATAAGATCGGTCTTACACGTTTTGAGAGTTCAAGACTACTTACAGCTATGGGTGAAGTAAACCTTAAATTCTTAAACGTTGATGGTGTAAACGATGTAGGTGTTACAGGCGCTACTATCTCAACAGGTATCGGTAAAGGTCTTGGTGCCCTAGCTGAGAATATCAACAAAGTTGCTGATAGAACAGGCGTTAGAGCTACAGCTGATGTTACTTGGAAAGCAAGTGCTGCTATTGGCGGTGGTTTAATTCAGTCTTTAACAATCAACGGTGTTAAAATTGGCGACTTAGAAGTTAAAGCAAATGATGCAAACGGTGCACTTGTAAATGCTATCAACTCTGTAAAAGATCAAACTGGTGTTGAAGCTTCTGTTGATGCTGAAACAGGCAAAATGGTATTAACAAGCCGTGATGGCCGTGCTATCGTAGCTTCTGGTAAAGACATCTCAAAGGGTCTTGGCGGTAAAGGTGCAGCTGCTAAAGGTACATCTTTAACCGGTTTCGTAGGTAGACTAAACCTTGTTCGTCTTGATGGTAGAGATATCAAGCTAAATGCTGGTGGCGTTGCTAAACTATCGCTAGCATTCTCTGCTAATGGTGGTGCTCAACAATCAGTATCTCTAAGAGATATAAGAGGACAAATAGATAAAACCCTAGCAACAGCTATGGGCTTCCAAAGAATGAGTGGAGCTTTATCAGTAGCTCAATCCGCTGGTGTTATGACACTTCGCGGTGCGATGGCTGTTATGAGTATCGCTGAGTCTGCTCAAAAAACACTAGATCAAGTTCGTTCAGACCTTGGTTCAGTTCAAAACCAACTTCAAGCTACAGTTAATAACATCACTGTAACTCAAGTTAACGTAAAATCAGCAGAATCTCAAATCAGAGATGTTGATTTTGCTAGCGAGTCTGCTAACTTCTCAAAACATAACATCCTAGCTCAATCAGGTGCTTATGCTATGAGTCAAGCAAACAGCGTACAACAAAACGTAATGAAGCTTCTACAATAG